The Ancylobacter sp. WKF20 genome contains a region encoding:
- a CDS encoding sarcosine oxidase subunit delta: protein MRIPCPYCGARDAHEFAYLGDATLTRPDPAAPDAEGRFFDYVYQRTNPVGAHEEWWYHAQGCRQWVKVARDTRTHAIGGATLARDVATSGEPV from the coding sequence ATGCGCATTCCCTGCCCCTATTGCGGCGCGCGCGACGCCCATGAATTCGCCTATCTCGGCGACGCCACGCTGACGCGGCCCGACCCGGCCGCGCCGGACGCGGAAGGCCGCTTCTTCGACTATGTCTATCAGCGCACCAACCCGGTCGGGGCGCATGAGGAGTGGTGGTATCACGCGCAAGGCTGCCGCCAGTGGGTGAAGGTCGCCCGCGACACCCGCACCCACGCGATCGGCGGCGCCACGCTGGCGCGCGATGTGGCGACCTCGGGAGAGCCCGTATGA
- a CDS encoding sarcosine oxidase subunit alpha family protein — MSRLPVGGLIDRARPLAFTFDGKLYRGHEGDTLASALLANDVRLVGRSFKYHRPRGIFSAGVEEPNALVELRSGARREPNTRATVAELYDGLEAASQNRWPSLDHDLLSINGLLSPFLGAGFYYKTFMWPAALWEKLYEPVIRRAAGLGRAADEADPDHYEKLTTFCDVLIIGAGPAGLMAALAAGRAGARVILADEDFLPGGRLNAEALEVDGMAGAVFAARSRAELESLPNVRVMTRTTVFGVYDAGTYGALERVADHLPTPGPFQPRQRLWRIVATRAVLAAGATERPIVFGGNDRPGVMLAGAVRAYANRFGVATGTNTVVFANNDDAWRGAFEAQRAGARVTAIVDVRREVAPALTREAGTLGIRTLLDGRIVGTKGKLLTHVDVIANGRRERFATETLAVSGGWSPSVHLTCHHGGKPVWNEALAAFVPGTCPPGLEVAGAAAGTFSLGGALREGLALGAKAAADVGSTAPEIATPKAQDTPGAAAAFWHVAESVGPAFVDLQNDVTAKDVSIAHTEGFRSVEHLKRYTTLGMATDQGRTSNVTGLAIMASLTGQGIAETGTTIFRPPYTPVSLGALAGHHRGKDFRPVRLTPTHEWARAQGAVFIETGAWLRAQYFPRPGEKDWLEAVSREVTAVRASVGLIDVSTFGKIDLQGPDVGAFLDRVYINGFAQLGVGKARYGVMLREDGMVMDDGTTARLAPEHYVMTTTTVNAAKVYQHLEFCLQVLWPELDVAIASVSDQWAQIALAGPRARDVLARIVDAGVDVSNEGLPFMGAIEGAVMGGVPARLFRLSFSGELGYEIAVPARHGAALADALMKAGEAFGITPYGIEALGVLRIEKGHVSGNELTGQTTAGDLGMGRMASTKKDYIGRTMAARPGLTDPDRPSFVGFKPVNRADRLRAGAHFLSPGAVTRVENDEGYMSSVAYSPHLGHWIGLGFLKNGPARIGERVRAFDPVRGNDFEVEVCAPGFIDPAGERLRG, encoded by the coding sequence ATGAGCCGCCTTCCCGTCGGCGGTCTGATCGACCGCGCCCGTCCCCTCGCCTTCACCTTCGACGGCAAGCTCTATCGCGGCCATGAGGGCGACACGCTCGCCTCGGCGCTGCTGGCGAACGATGTGCGCCTCGTCGGCCGCTCCTTCAAATATCACCGCCCGCGCGGCATCTTCTCCGCCGGCGTCGAGGAGCCGAACGCGCTGGTCGAGTTGCGCTCCGGCGCGCGGCGCGAGCCCAACACCCGCGCCACCGTCGCCGAGCTCTATGACGGGCTGGAAGCGGCCAGCCAGAACCGCTGGCCCTCGCTCGATCACGACCTGCTCAGCATTAATGGGCTGCTCTCGCCCTTCCTCGGCGCCGGCTTCTACTACAAGACCTTCATGTGGCCGGCCGCGCTGTGGGAAAAGCTCTACGAGCCGGTGATCCGCCGCGCCGCCGGGCTCGGGCGCGCCGCCGACGAGGCGGACCCCGACCATTACGAGAAGCTCACCACCTTCTGCGACGTGCTCATCATCGGCGCCGGCCCGGCCGGGCTGATGGCGGCGCTGGCCGCCGGCCGTGCCGGGGCGCGCGTCATCCTCGCCGATGAGGATTTCCTGCCCGGCGGCCGGCTCAATGCCGAGGCGCTGGAAGTGGACGGCATGGCGGGCGCGGTCTTTGCCGCCCGTAGTCGCGCCGAGTTGGAGAGCCTGCCCAATGTGCGGGTGATGACCCGCACCACGGTGTTCGGCGTCTATGACGCCGGCACCTATGGCGCGCTGGAGCGCGTCGCCGATCATCTGCCTACCCCCGGCCCGTTCCAGCCGCGCCAGCGGCTCTGGCGCATCGTCGCCACCCGCGCCGTGCTGGCAGCGGGCGCGACCGAGCGGCCCATCGTGTTCGGCGGCAATGACCGGCCGGGCGTGATGCTGGCCGGCGCCGTGCGCGCCTATGCCAACCGCTTCGGCGTGGCGACCGGCACGAACACCGTCGTCTTCGCCAATAATGACGACGCCTGGCGCGGCGCCTTCGAGGCGCAGCGGGCCGGCGCGCGCGTCACGGCCATCGTCGATGTGCGCCGCGAGGTCGCCCCGGCGCTGACCCGCGAGGCCGGCACGCTCGGCATCCGCACGCTGCTTGATGGCCGCATCGTCGGCACCAAGGGTAAGCTCCTCACCCATGTCGACGTGATCGCCAATGGGCGCCGCGAGCGCTTCGCCACGGAGACGCTCGCCGTCTCCGGCGGCTGGTCGCCCTCGGTGCATCTGACCTGCCACCATGGCGGCAAGCCGGTGTGGAACGAGGCGCTTGCCGCCTTCGTGCCCGGCACCTGCCCGCCCGGCCTTGAGGTCGCGGGCGCGGCGGCCGGCACGTTCAGCCTTGGCGGCGCGCTGCGCGAGGGCCTCGCCCTCGGCGCCAAGGCCGCCGCCGATGTCGGCAGCACGGCGCCAGAGATCGCGACGCCCAAGGCACAGGACACGCCCGGCGCGGCAGCCGCCTTCTGGCATGTGGCGGAGTCGGTCGGCCCGGCCTTTGTCGACCTGCAGAACGACGTGACGGCGAAGGACGTGTCCATCGCCCACACGGAGGGCTTCCGCTCGGTCGAGCATCTCAAGCGCTACACCACGCTGGGCATGGCGACCGATCAGGGCCGCACGTCGAACGTCACCGGCCTTGCCATCATGGCGAGCCTCACCGGGCAGGGGATCGCCGAGACCGGCACCACCATCTTCCGCCCGCCCTACACGCCGGTCTCGCTCGGCGCGCTGGCGGGCCACCATCGGGGCAAGGATTTCCGCCCCGTCCGCCTCACCCCGACGCATGAATGGGCGCGGGCGCAGGGCGCCGTCTTCATCGAGACCGGTGCCTGGCTGCGCGCGCAGTATTTCCCGCGTCCCGGCGAGAAGGACTGGCTGGAGGCCGTCTCGCGCGAGGTGACGGCGGTGCGGGCGTCCGTGGGTCTCATCGACGTCTCGACCTTCGGCAAGATCGACCTGCAGGGCCCCGATGTCGGCGCCTTCCTCGACCGGGTCTATATCAACGGCTTCGCCCAGCTCGGTGTCGGCAAGGCGCGCTACGGCGTGATGCTGCGCGAGGACGGCATGGTGATGGATGACGGCACCACCGCCCGCCTCGCGCCCGAGCATTATGTGATGACCACCACCACGGTGAACGCGGCCAAGGTCTATCAGCACCTCGAATTCTGCCTGCAGGTGCTGTGGCCGGAACTCGATGTCGCCATTGCCTCGGTCTCCGACCAGTGGGCGCAGATTGCGCTCGCCGGCCCCCGCGCGAGGGACGTGCTCGCCCGCATCGTCGATGCCGGGGTCGATGTCTCGAATGAGGGCCTGCCCTTCATGGGCGCCATCGAGGGCGCGGTGATGGGCGGCGTGCCGGCCCGGCTGTTCCGCCTCTCCTTCTCCGGCGAGCTGGGCTATGAGATCGCCGTCCCCGCCCGCCACGGCGCGGCGCTGGCCGACGCCTTGATGAAAGCGGGCGAGGCGTTCGGCATCACCCCCTATGGCATTGAGGCGCTGGGCGTGCTGCGCATCGAAAAGGGCCATGTGTCCGGCAATGAGCTGACCGGCCAGACCACCGCTGGCGATCTCGGCATGGGACGGATGGCCTCGACCAAGAAGGACTATATCGGCCGCACCATGGCGGCGCGTCCCGGCCTCACCGATCCCGACCGGCCCAGCTTTGTCGGCTTCAAGCCGGTGAACCGCGCCGACCGCCTGCGCGCCGGGGCGCATTTCCTGTCGCCCGGCGCTGTCACGCGGGTGGAGAATGACGAAGGCTATATGAGCTCCGTCGCCTATTCGCCGCATCTCGGCCACTGGATCGGGCTCGGCTTCCTGAAGAACGGCCCGGCGCGTATCGGTGAGCGGGTGCGGGCCTTCGATCCGGTGCGCGGCAATGATTTCGAGGTCGAGGTCTGCGCGCCCGGCTTCATCGATCCGGCAGGGGAGCGTCTACGTGGCTGA
- a CDS encoding Fic family protein — MPPERLWLEIAQIEDIARAVVESSGEPYLLRDEGLLESAVMAPRQRWHYGAGDDPAALGLHLALAIARNHPFEQGNKRAAWFSMLAFFALNGLALKNEDDPALADQFVAVITGEFAADDLLSRLDVTRL; from the coding sequence ATGCCGCCGGAGCGGCTCTGGCTTGAGATCGCGCAAATCGAGGACATTGCCCGTGCGGTCGTCGAATCTTCCGGCGAGCCATATCTCCTGCGCGACGAAGGCCTATTGGAATCGGCGGTGATGGCGCCCCGCCAGCGTTGGCATTATGGCGCCGGGGATGATCCAGCCGCGCTTGGCCTGCATCTCGCGCTGGCAATTGCCCGCAATCACCCGTTCGAACAGGGCAACAAACGCGCGGCATGGTTTTCCATGCTCGCCTTCTTCGCGCTGAACGGGTTGGCGCTGAAAAACGAGGACGATCCCGCGCTCGCCGATCAATTCGTCGCCGTCATCACCGGCGAATTCGCGGCGGACGATCTGCTGAGCCGCCTCGACGTCACTCGTCTTTAG
- a CDS encoding short-chain fatty acyl-CoA regulator family protein, with product MSKKVFAGHAVRNLRERQGLTQMDFARRLSLSPSYINQIESNQRPVTAAVLLAISRTFDLDITRFGADDLDRIVADLREALADPVFRGLEPSLQDLKNATTHAPAFAHAFLRLHGALRRMEERRAALDDAVVSVAREVDGETRSLAPYEEVRDHFHYIDNYVDGLDRAAEERAEALDLFAREDAARVLAQHLRQRHDITVDLAPAEEADAPLVAYDRYRRVATLARTLDPASRAFRLAALIARFEQSELIDQHVIDAGFRSPTAREVCRLSLQNYYAGALILPYRRFARLAREKRHDLDLLSLVTGASLEQVCHRLSTLQRPGEKGIPFYFLKVDRAGNVIKRHSATRFQFARYGGACPVWNVHEAFEQPARTLVQIGAMPDGVRYLCLARGASKPATRFGARERRFALGIGCELSYAAELVYADGLDLRSAAPALLGVNCRICPRPNCPERAFPPLDRDIVLDPDRRGVVPFAVREG from the coding sequence ATGTCCAAGAAAGTCTTCGCCGGCCATGCGGTGCGCAATCTGCGCGAGCGGCAGGGGCTGACGCAGATGGATTTCGCCCGGCGGCTCTCGCTGTCGCCGAGCTACATCAACCAGATCGAGAGCAACCAGCGCCCGGTGACGGCGGCGGTGCTGCTCGCCATCAGCCGCACCTTCGATCTCGACATCACCCGCTTCGGCGCCGACGATCTCGACCGCATCGTCGCCGATCTGCGCGAGGCGCTGGCCGACCCGGTGTTTCGCGGGCTGGAGCCGAGCCTGCAGGACCTGAAGAACGCCACCACCCACGCCCCCGCCTTCGCCCATGCCTTTCTACGCCTGCATGGCGCGCTGCGGCGCATGGAGGAGCGGCGCGCCGCGCTCGACGATGCGGTGGTCTCGGTCGCCCGCGAGGTGGATGGCGAGACGCGCAGCCTCGCGCCCTATGAGGAGGTGCGCGACCATTTCCATTACATCGACAATTACGTCGACGGGCTCGACCGTGCGGCGGAGGAGCGGGCGGAGGCGCTGGATCTCTTCGCCCGCGAGGATGCCGCGCGCGTGCTCGCCCAGCATCTGCGCCAGCGCCACGACATCACGGTGGACCTCGCCCCAGCCGAGGAGGCCGACGCCCCGCTCGTCGCCTATGACCGCTACCGCCGGGTGGCGACGCTGGCGCGCACCCTTGATCCGGCGAGCCGCGCCTTCCGCCTCGCCGCGCTGATCGCCCGTTTCGAGCAGAGCGAGTTGATCGACCAGCATGTGATCGACGCCGGCTTTCGCTCGCCCACCGCGCGCGAGGTCTGCCGGCTTTCCTTGCAGAACTACTATGCCGGTGCCCTGATACTGCCCTATCGGCGCTTCGCCCGGCTGGCGCGCGAGAAGCGGCACGACCTCGATCTGCTCAGCCTCGTCACCGGGGCGAGCCTGGAACAGGTGTGCCACCGGCTCTCCACCCTGCAGCGGCCGGGGGAAAAGGGCATTCCGTTCTATTTCCTCAAGGTCGACCGCGCCGGCAATGTCATCAAGCGGCACAGCGCGACGCGCTTCCAGTTCGCCCGCTATGGCGGCGCCTGCCCGGTATGGAACGTGCACGAGGCGTTCGAGCAGCCGGCCCGCACGCTGGTGCAGATCGGCGCCATGCCGGACGGGGTGCGTTATCTCTGCCTCGCCCGCGGCGCCTCCAAGCCCGCCACGCGCTTCGGCGCGCGAGAACGCCGCTTCGCGCTCGGCATCGGCTGCGAGCTCTCTTACGCGGCCGAGCTCGTCTATGCCGATGGGCTCGATCTGCGCAGCGCCGCGCCGGCGCTGCTGGGCGTGAATTGCCGCATCTGCCCGCGCCCCAACTGCCCCGAACGCGCCTTCCCCCCACTCGACCGCGACATCGTGCTCGACCCGGACCGCCGGGGCGTGGTGCCCTTCGCGGTCAGGGAGGGGTGA
- the folD gene encoding bifunctional methylenetetrahydrofolate dehydrogenase/methenyltetrahydrofolate cyclohydrolase FolD, translating to MTETRLIDGKAFAEGLRGRVATEVAAFEARTGVKPGLAVVLVGEDPASAVYVRNKGKQTLEAGMASIEHKLPAETTQDAVLALVRQLNADPAVHGILVQLPLPGHIDAQAVLATIDPAKDVDGFHVVNAGRLAVGLDALVPCTPLGCVMLLKDQLGSLAGLEAVVVGRSNIVGKPLAQLLLREDCTVTIAHSRTRDLPEVCRRADILIGAVGRPEMIRGSWIKPGATVIDVGINRVEKPGGGTRLVGDIAFDEAQGIAGAITPVPGGVGPMTIACLLQNTLTAATRLVG from the coding sequence ATGACCGAGACCCGCCTGATCGACGGCAAGGCCTTCGCGGAAGGCCTGCGCGGCCGCGTCGCCACCGAGGTCGCCGCCTTTGAAGCCCGCACCGGCGTGAAGCCCGGCCTCGCCGTGGTGCTGGTCGGGGAAGACCCGGCGAGCGCGGTCTATGTCCGCAACAAGGGCAAGCAGACGCTTGAGGCCGGCATGGCCTCGATCGAGCACAAACTGCCCGCCGAGACGACGCAGGACGCCGTGCTCGCGCTGGTGCGCCAGCTCAACGCCGATCCGGCGGTGCACGGCATCCTCGTGCAGCTCCCCCTGCCCGGCCATATCGACGCGCAGGCGGTGCTCGCCACCATCGACCCCGCCAAGGATGTCGACGGCTTCCATGTGGTCAATGCCGGCCGCCTCGCCGTGGGGCTGGACGCGCTCGTGCCCTGCACCCCGCTCGGCTGCGTGATGCTGCTGAAGGACCAGCTCGGCAGCCTTGCCGGGCTGGAGGCGGTGGTGGTCGGCCGCTCCAACATCGTCGGCAAGCCGCTCGCCCAGCTCCTGCTGCGCGAGGACTGCACCGTCACCATCGCCCATTCGCGCACCCGCGATTTGCCGGAGGTCTGCCGGCGCGCCGACATCCTCATCGGCGCGGTCGGCCGGCCGGAGATGATCCGCGGCAGCTGGATCAAGCCCGGCGCCACCGTCATTGATGTCGGCATCAACCGCGTCGAGAAGCCCGGCGGCGGCACGCGCCTCGTCGGCGATATCGCCTTCGACGAAGCGCAGGGCATCGCCGGCGCCATCACCCCGGTCCCCGGCGGCGTCGGCCCCATGACCATCGCCTGCCTCTTGCAGAACACGCTGACAGCGGCGACGCGGCTGGTGGGGTAG
- a CDS encoding sarcosine oxidase subunit gamma family protein, whose product MAELSTHDPLAGIPIDRVPPSGHYGRAGTPGATARLVEGLALATLVARKGQAPALGRRLAETFGAPVADAPRLSGTAPSFIGMGPGRWIALAEDAGLATHLREAAGPLAAVTEQSDGYIVLDLAGPKMEWLLAKGALIDLDPAVFRAGDVATTVLAHIGVTLWRTGPESFRLLVLRSYLAAFCRFLVASGAEFGLRLDVRG is encoded by the coding sequence GTGGCTGAACTTTCGACCCATGACCCGCTCGCCGGCATCCCGATCGACCGGGTGCCGCCCTCCGGCCATTACGGCCGCGCCGGGACGCCGGGCGCGACGGCCCGCCTCGTCGAGGGCCTCGCCCTCGCCACCCTCGTCGCCCGCAAGGGGCAGGCGCCCGCGCTCGGCCGCCGGCTCGCGGAAACGTTCGGCGCCCCGGTGGCGGACGCCCCGCGCCTCAGCGGCACGGCGCCGAGCTTCATCGGCATGGGCCCCGGCCGCTGGATCGCGCTGGCGGAGGATGCGGGCCTCGCCACGCACCTGCGCGAGGCGGCCGGTCCGCTCGCCGCCGTCACCGAGCAGTCGGACGGCTATATCGTGCTCGACCTCGCCGGCCCGAAGATGGAATGGCTGCTCGCCAAGGGCGCGCTGATCGACCTCGACCCGGCCGTGTTCCGCGCGGGCGATGTGGCGACCACCGTGCTCGCTCATATCGGCGTCACGCTCTGGCGCACCGGGCCGGAGAGCTTCCGCCTCCTCGTGCTGCGCTCCTATCTCGCGGCATTCTGCCGCTTTCTCGTCGCCTCCGGCGCGGAATTCGGCCTCCGGCTCGATGTCCGAGGTTGA
- the sthA gene encoding Si-specific NAD(P)(+) transhydrogenase, giving the protein MYDFDMIVIGSGPSGRRAAVQSAKIGKSVLVVEKGRRVGGVSVHTGTIPSKTLRETVLNLSGWRERGFYGRGYRVKQDIGAPDLMIRLHKTLDHEVEVLEHQFSRNGVKTARGEARFLDPHRIEITTESGEVSSVTGAHVLIACGTRPFRPDYVPFNGTSVFDSDEIVELPRLPRSLAVIGAGVIGVEYASIFSALDVAVTLIEPRATFLDFIDKELIEEFVHELRDRNVGLRLGSAVTSIELGKDDRPICKLADGRTVQSDMLLFAAGRVGATDRLNLGAAGLSVDHRGRVTVEPKTLQTSVPHIYAAGDVIGFPSLASTSMEQGRLAACHAFGLEPPPPPEFFPYGIYAVPEISTVGMSEEEVRRREIPYECGIARFRETSRGHIMGLNNGMMKMIFSTKTRRLLGVHIVGEGATELIHIGQAVLNLKGTIDYFIENTFNYPTLAEAYKIAGLDAWNRMPKV; this is encoded by the coding sequence ATGTACGACTTCGACATGATTGTCATCGGCAGCGGCCCGTCCGGACGACGCGCCGCCGTGCAATCCGCCAAGATCGGCAAATCCGTGCTGGTGGTGGAAAAGGGCCGCCGCGTCGGCGGTGTCTCCGTCCACACCGGCACCATCCCCTCCAAGACGCTGCGCGAGACGGTGCTGAACCTCTCCGGCTGGCGCGAGCGCGGCTTCTACGGCCGCGGCTACCGGGTGAAGCAGGATATCGGCGCGCCCGATTTGATGATCCGCCTGCACAAGACACTCGATCACGAGGTCGAGGTGCTCGAACATCAGTTCAGCCGCAATGGCGTGAAGACCGCGCGCGGCGAGGCGCGATTCCTCGATCCGCACCGCATCGAGATCACCACCGAAAGCGGTGAGGTCTCCAGCGTCACCGGCGCGCATGTGCTGATCGCCTGCGGCACCCGGCCCTTCCGGCCGGACTATGTGCCCTTCAACGGCACCAGCGTGTTCGACAGCGACGAGATCGTCGAGCTGCCGCGCCTGCCGCGCAGCCTCGCGGTGATCGGCGCCGGGGTGATCGGCGTCGAATATGCCAGCATCTTCAGCGCGCTCGATGTCGCGGTGACGCTGATCGAGCCGCGCGCCACCTTCCTCGACTTCATCGACAAGGAGCTGATCGAGGAATTCGTGCATGAGCTGCGCGACCGCAATGTCGGGCTGCGGCTCGGCTCGGCGGTGACCTCGATCGAACTCGGCAAGGACGACCGGCCGATCTGCAAGCTGGCCGACGGGCGCACCGTGCAGTCCGACATGCTGCTCTTCGCCGCCGGGCGCGTCGGCGCCACGGATCGGCTCAATCTCGGCGCTGCCGGGCTGTCGGTCGATCATCGCGGCCGCGTCACGGTCGAGCCGAAGACGCTGCAGACCAGCGTGCCGCATATCTACGCCGCCGGCGACGTGATCGGCTTCCCGAGCCTCGCCTCCACCTCCATGGAGCAGGGGCGCCTTGCCGCCTGCCACGCTTTCGGGCTGGAGCCTCCGCCGCCGCCCGAGTTCTTCCCCTATGGCATCTATGCGGTGCCGGAAATCTCCACCGTCGGCATGAGCGAGGAAGAGGTGCGCCGGCGCGAGATTCCCTATGAATGCGGCATCGCCCGTTTCCGCGAGACCTCGCGCGGCCACATCATGGGGCTGAATAACGGGATGATGAAGATGATCTTCTCGACCAAGACCCGCCGCCTGCTCGGCGTGCATATCGTAGGGGAAGGCGCGACCGAGCTCATCCATATCGGCCAGGCGGTGCTGAACCTGAAGGGCACGATCGACTATTTCATCGAGAACACCTTCAACTACCCGACCCTCGCCGAAGCCTACAAGATCGCCGGCCTGGACGCCTGGAACCGCATGCCGAAGGTGTGA
- the purU gene encoding formyltetrahydrofolate deformylase, whose product MTDAKETYVLTLSCPDRPGIVAAVATFLFERGGNILEAQQFDDTESGRFFMRVMFSAPAGTLEALKGEFEPVAQSFGFAWRIRPRGGKRKVMLLVSKFDHCLADLLYRWRIGEIPMDITGIIANYPRETYAHLDFDGIPFHYLPITKETKMEQEAQLWDLFQKSGAEIAVLARYMQVLSDGLSAKLSGRCINIHHSFLPGFKGAKPYHQAHARGVKLIGATAHYVTSDLDEGPIIEQDVERITHQDSAEDLVRKGRDIERRVLARALAWHLDDRVLINGHKTVVFRD is encoded by the coding sequence ATGACCGACGCAAAAGAGACCTACGTCCTCACCCTCTCCTGCCCCGACCGGCCGGGCATCGTGGCGGCCGTCGCCACCTTCCTGTTCGAGCGTGGCGGCAACATCCTGGAAGCGCAGCAGTTCGACGACACCGAGAGCGGCCGCTTCTTCATGCGCGTCATGTTCTCCGCCCCGGCCGGCACGCTGGAGGCGCTGAAGGGCGAGTTCGAGCCGGTGGCGCAGAGCTTCGGCTTCGCCTGGCGCATCCGCCCGCGCGGCGGCAAGCGCAAGGTGATGCTGCTGGTCTCCAAATTCGACCATTGCCTCGCCGACCTGCTCTATCGCTGGCGCATCGGCGAAATCCCGATGGACATCACCGGCATCATCGCCAACTACCCGCGCGAGACCTACGCGCATCTGGATTTCGACGGTATCCCCTTCCACTATCTGCCGATCACCAAGGAAACCAAGATGGAGCAGGAGGCCCAGCTCTGGGACCTGTTCCAGAAGTCGGGCGCCGAGATCGCCGTGCTCGCCCGCTACATGCAGGTGCTCTCGGACGGGCTGTCGGCCAAGCTGTCGGGCCGCTGCATCAACATCCACCACTCCTTCCTGCCCGGCTTCAAGGGCGCCAAGCCCTATCACCAGGCCCATGCGCGCGGCGTGAAGCTGATCGGCGCCACCGCCCACTATGTCACCTCCGATCTCGACGAAGGCCCGATCATCGAGCAGGATGTGGAGCGCATCACCCATCAGGACTCGGCCGAGGATCTCGTGCGCAAGGGCCGCGACATCGAGCGCCGCGTGCTGGCCCGGGCGCTCGCCTGGCACCTCGATGACCGCGTGCTGATCAACGGCCACAAGACCGTGGTCTTCCGCGACTGA
- a CDS encoding XRE family transcriptional regulator: MSEAKRSKGRVEDVVEELNTGSGAPNANERTLEQALGLQVRTIRRDLDLTVSDLAAAAGISVGMLSKIENGLISPSLSTLQSISNVLNVPISTLFSSFEEKRDCSFVPAGQGVHIERRGTKVGHQYELLGHALGGEVVVEPYLITLSEEAVPYTGFRHAGVEFIHMLTGEVNYRHGDRTYHLRPGDSLLFDSAGTHGPEELLVRPMTYLSIIIYPREPR; encoded by the coding sequence TTGAGCGAGGCGAAGCGGAGCAAGGGCAGGGTCGAGGATGTGGTGGAGGAGCTGAACACGGGTTCCGGCGCGCCGAACGCCAATGAGCGCACGCTGGAACAGGCGCTCGGCCTTCAGGTCCGCACCATCCGCCGCGATCTCGACCTCACCGTCTCCGATCTCGCCGCCGCCGCCGGCATCTCGGTCGGCATGCTCTCCAAGATCGAGAACGGGCTGATCTCGCCCTCGCTCTCCACGCTCCAGTCGATCTCCAACGTGCTGAACGTGCCGATCTCGACGCTGTTCTCCAGCTTCGAGGAGAAGCGCGACTGCTCCTTCGTGCCGGCGGGGCAAGGCGTGCATATCGAGCGGCGCGGCACCAAGGTCGGCCATCAATATGAGTTGCTCGGCCATGCGCTAGGCGGCGAGGTGGTGGTCGAGCCCTATCTCATCACGCTGAGCGAGGAAGCCGTGCCCTATACCGGCTTCCGCCATGCCGGGGTGGAGTTCATCCACATGCTCACCGGCGAGGTGAATTACCGCCACGGCGACCGCACCTACCATCTGCGCCCGGGCGATTCGCTGCTGTTCGATTCCGCCGGCACGCACGGGCCGGAGGAATTGCTGGTGCGGCCGATGACCTATCTGTCGATCATCATCTACCCCCGCGAGCCGCGCTGA